From the Deinococcota bacterium genome, one window contains:
- a CDS encoding glyoxalase — protein MTTRLQHVSVPRPPGSDDRARAFYGGLLGLEELPPPAALEGVLWYRLGAVELHLFSERERLPELRQHLCLEVDDLEALRERLEVAGVATQDATPIPGRPRFFCRDPFGNRLEFTAVTGDYRELG, from the coding sequence ATGACCACGCGCCTCCAGCACGTCAGCGTCCCCCGGCCGCCCGGCAGCGACGACAGGGCACGGGCCTTTTACGGAGGGCTTCTCGGCCTCGAGGAGCTTCCCCCGCCCGCCGCGCTCGAGGGCGTCCTCTGGTACAGGCTGGGCGCGGTCGAGCTTCACCTCTTCAGCGAGCGCGAGCGCTTGCCGGAGTTGCGGCAGCACCTCTGCCTCGAGGTGGACGACCTCGAGGCGCTGCGGGAAAGGCTGGAAGTGGCCGGCGTCGCCACCCAAGACGCCACGCCCATTCCCGGCCGGCCGCGCTTCTTTTGCCGCGACCCCTTCGGCAACCGGCTCGAGTTCACGGCGGTGACCGGCGATTACCGCGAGCTCGGCTAG